The proteins below come from a single Puniceicoccaceae bacterium genomic window:
- a CDS encoding prephenate dehydrogenase/arogenate dehydrogenase family protein, protein MTTIAILAPGLLGASLAAASKASGLCERVQVWARREETRRQCAEQAWCDSCSSTIEGAVSGADLVWVCAPVGAISRLVAMAAPHLKPDAIVSDVGSTKERLVMECERALEGRAVFVGSHPMAGSERSGLSNADVNLYAGKPCFVTPSQGCDERAVKRIEKFWEGLGMRVTRIDAREHDRIVACISHLPHVVAATLASKVAEMGGVGWREYVGSGLMDTTRVAAGSTPMWMDILQHNREEILPMLRGIIEGLEHVRIHLEQGRFEAVEQVLESGKQFRESLD, encoded by the coding sequence ATGACTACGATTGCCATCCTCGCTCCCGGGTTGCTGGGGGCCTCTCTTGCAGCAGCTTCGAAAGCGTCTGGACTCTGTGAACGGGTGCAGGTATGGGCGCGTCGGGAGGAAACCCGCAGGCAGTGCGCCGAGCAGGCGTGGTGTGACAGCTGTTCTTCCACGATTGAGGGAGCTGTAAGCGGTGCGGACCTGGTGTGGGTCTGCGCTCCGGTTGGCGCGATTTCCCGTCTGGTTGCGATGGCAGCTCCGCACCTTAAACCTGATGCAATCGTCTCGGACGTTGGGAGCACGAAGGAACGGTTGGTGATGGAGTGTGAGCGTGCGCTTGAAGGGCGTGCAGTTTTTGTGGGGTCGCACCCTATGGCGGGATCGGAGCGGAGTGGTTTGTCGAATGCGGATGTGAACCTGTATGCAGGCAAGCCATGTTTTGTGACCCCATCGCAAGGCTGCGACGAGCGGGCAGTGAAGCGCATCGAGAAATTCTGGGAAGGGCTGGGCATGCGCGTCACGCGCATTGATGCACGTGAGCACGACCGCATTGTAGCCTGCATCAGTCATCTTCCCCATGTTGTGGCCGCCACCCTTGCAAGCAAAGTGGCGGAAATGGGGGGTGTGGGCTGGCGCGAATATGTCGGTTCGGGGTTGATGGATACCACGCGGGTCGCTGCGGGCAGTACGCCCATGTGGATGGACATACTGCAGCACAACCGCGAGGAAATCCTACCCATGTTGCGCGGCATAATCGAGGGACTCGAACATGTGCGAATTCATCTCGAGCAGGGTCGATTTGAAGCGGTGGAACAGGTGCTGGAATCCGGCAAGCAATTTCGAGAAAGTCTCGATTGA
- a CDS encoding S8 family serine peptidase, translated as MRENPSMLYRLMVGVMMLSLLSVMVYTDRRYREQHVADLEVVSADAAPHGQPSDASDDSDSAMTVAEDAVEQRAHGQRSVRANLDALRLLAAFEDASVVNMREQLQDDGSMIRTEQLLTDLKYPLITREIHFDKDEQTQEWVAVGGSAWVSDQLLVGLKEGQDLQALRDLLAEADAELVQTIRDGNHFLIRFRAGEPDDLEDAASRLRLHVALAYVEPNYFRLATALPNDPQFHRQWALNNLGSGSGVFDVDINAPEAWQITMGDANVVVAVIDSGVQVDHPDLIGRIYVNLRETMDGKDNDGNGQIDDVNGWNFFDAHQGSPDVSDTKDSHGTHVAGIIAASANNGIGGSGVSPGVTILPIKIFNEEGGFTSDFIRGMDYARKMGASIINASLGGEDRSDAEVAMIDLLQRHGILMVTSSGNSGENSDVVESYPGAYPHANILNVGASNWFDEMENYSTWGPTSVDVLAPGSEIFSTISPNGYEAYSGTSMATPVVAGVAALVKSVRTDWDAHMIKDAILSTVKPIDSAAGKTVSGGRVDAHAAVLKALENTFFPNGLHIRIRSLANGRYVNPSRESHARLIADGLEGARQQTFEVVEMGASTYALKSMFNDKYVSFEAGGLEPLSATRDVVSDWELFYPVKLGDGNFAFRCKANGLLVSAENSGNSPLIANREQVGDWEMFEIEPLHLLPVGKQIALQSTPSARYVSLSPEGVLIPFETQPGDSNWFEVGLSLDGFVTLRSLANGRYVSAKTEGTLPLRATATRVGEWEKFVGIAHSKGILALRCKANGAFVASENEGTGPLIANRSEMGGWELFRMIVREP; from the coding sequence ATGAGAGAAAATCCGAGTATGCTGTATCGATTGATGGTTGGGGTGATGATGCTTTCCCTGCTGTCGGTCATGGTCTACACGGATCGCCGCTATCGGGAGCAGCATGTCGCTGATCTTGAGGTTGTGAGTGCCGATGCAGCTCCCCATGGACAACCTTCCGACGCTTCGGATGATTCAGACTCTGCGATGACAGTAGCAGAAGATGCTGTCGAGCAGCGGGCACATGGTCAGCGTTCGGTTCGCGCGAACCTGGATGCGCTTCGATTGCTGGCGGCATTTGAAGATGCAAGTGTTGTCAATATGCGTGAGCAGTTGCAGGACGACGGCAGCATGATTCGAACCGAGCAGCTACTGACCGATCTCAAATATCCGCTCATCACGCGGGAAATTCACTTTGATAAAGATGAACAGACACAGGAGTGGGTGGCCGTAGGAGGTTCTGCCTGGGTTTCGGATCAGTTGCTTGTCGGATTGAAAGAGGGGCAGGACCTCCAGGCGCTTCGTGACCTTCTTGCAGAAGCGGATGCCGAATTGGTGCAGACGATCCGGGATGGGAATCATTTTCTGATTCGCTTCCGTGCAGGTGAGCCGGACGATTTGGAAGATGCTGCTTCCCGTTTGCGGCTGCATGTGGCCCTCGCTTATGTCGAACCCAATTATTTTCGACTGGCGACCGCACTACCGAACGATCCGCAATTTCATCGCCAATGGGCATTGAACAATTTGGGCAGCGGTTCTGGCGTATTTGATGTGGATATCAATGCTCCGGAAGCCTGGCAGATCACGATGGGGGATGCGAATGTCGTTGTGGCGGTGATTGATTCTGGTGTGCAGGTGGATCATCCCGATCTGATTGGACGCATCTATGTCAACCTGCGTGAAACCATGGATGGAAAAGACAATGATGGCAACGGACAGATCGATGATGTGAACGGTTGGAATTTTTTCGACGCTCATCAGGGTAGTCCTGATGTGTCAGACACGAAGGACAGCCATGGAACCCACGTAGCGGGAATCATTGCTGCCAGTGCGAACAATGGGATTGGTGGCAGCGGGGTGAGTCCGGGCGTCACCATCCTGCCCATCAAGATTTTCAATGAGGAGGGCGGTTTTACCTCAGATTTCATTCGTGGAATGGACTATGCACGCAAAATGGGAGCGAGTATCATCAACGCCTCTCTCGGTGGAGAAGATCGCAGCGATGCGGAGGTGGCGATGATTGATTTGCTTCAACGACATGGAATCCTGATGGTCACTTCATCGGGCAATTCCGGTGAAAATTCGGATGTGGTGGAAAGTTATCCTGGCGCCTATCCCCATGCGAATATTCTGAATGTGGGTGCGAGCAACTGGTTTGATGAGATGGAGAACTACTCGACTTGGGGACCGACCAGTGTGGACGTGCTTGCTCCGGGGTCGGAAATTTTCAGTACAATTTCACCCAATGGCTATGAAGCTTACAGTGGTACATCGATGGCAACTCCAGTCGTGGCTGGTGTGGCTGCGCTTGTGAAGTCGGTTCGCACGGATTGGGACGCTCACATGATCAAAGACGCCATTCTGAGCACAGTGAAGCCGATTGATTCTGCTGCGGGCAAGACCGTTTCAGGCGGGCGCGTCGATGCCCATGCAGCAGTGTTGAAAGCACTGGAGAACACCTTTTTTCCAAATGGGCTGCACATCCGCATCCGATCCCTTGCCAACGGTCGTTATGTCAATCCATCAAGGGAATCGCATGCGCGCCTGATCGCTGACGGGCTGGAAGGGGCACGCCAGCAAACCTTTGAAGTGGTGGAAATGGGAGCGAGCACCTATGCACTCAAATCCATGTTCAATGACAAATATGTGAGCTTTGAAGCGGGTGGGCTTGAGCCACTCTCCGCAACCCGTGATGTGGTCAGTGATTGGGAGCTATTCTATCCGGTCAAGCTCGGGGATGGAAATTTCGCGTTTCGCTGCAAAGCAAATGGACTGCTTGTCAGTGCTGAAAACAGCGGGAATTCCCCTTTGATCGCAAATCGGGAGCAGGTGGGTGACTGGGAGATGTTTGAGATCGAACCCTTGCACCTGTTGCCTGTTGGCAAGCAGATCGCATTGCAGTCGACACCGAGTGCGCGCTATGTGTCGCTGAGTCCTGAAGGAGTGTTGATTCCCTTTGAGACTCAACCCGGAGACTCGAACTGGTTTGAGGTTGGACTGAGTCTGGATGGTTTTGTGACCCTTCGTTCGCTTGCAAATGGACGCTATGTATCGGCAAAAACGGAGGGAACCCTGCCCCTTCGGGCCACAGCTACCCGCGTCGGGGAATGGGAGAAATTCGTGGGCATCGCGCACAGCAAGGGGATCCTCGCACTGCGCTGCAAGGCCAATGGTGCTTTTGTCGCCTCCGAAAATGAGGGAACAGGTCCACTCATTGCCAACCGATCCGAGATGGGGGGATGGGAGTTGTTTCGCATGATCGTGCGTGAACCCTGA
- a CDS encoding HAD family hydrolase, translating into MSSLIEQIIHASTPLEPVHTTLQPQLQPLPTIRCILFDVYGTLMVSGVGDISHSVDEDRDTSMRQTAKAHHIRWKHALPDPGKQFKAVIHEHHRALRSRGIPFPEVDIREVWSDFLKRHAHPSCILNESQLEQLCLAHELSVNPTWPMPGLSHTLEELRRRNQYLGIVSNAQFFTPLLFPAYLGRTLEELGFSDALCQWSYQLREAKPDTRLYEENVKALQQLHIQPSEVIYVGNDMLNDMLPATQVGFKTALFAGDQRSLRLRKEDTRIASIQPDLILTQLEQLLECVPAAT; encoded by the coding sequence ATGTCATCCCTGATCGAGCAAATCATCCATGCATCGACTCCACTGGAACCCGTGCACACGACACTCCAGCCTCAACTGCAACCGCTACCAACAATCCGCTGCATCCTCTTTGACGTTTATGGCACCCTGATGGTCTCCGGTGTTGGCGATATCAGTCACTCCGTAGATGAGGATCGCGACACTTCCATGCGGCAAACTGCCAAGGCACACCACATCCGTTGGAAGCACGCTTTGCCAGATCCCGGAAAACAATTCAAAGCTGTCATCCATGAACACCATCGTGCCCTGAGATCCAGGGGCATCCCTTTCCCCGAAGTGGACATTCGCGAGGTCTGGAGCGATTTTCTGAAGCGCCATGCACATCCTTCCTGCATTCTGAATGAATCGCAACTGGAACAGCTCTGTCTGGCCCATGAGCTTTCCGTCAATCCCACCTGGCCAATGCCAGGACTCTCACACACCCTCGAAGAACTCCGCCGTCGAAACCAGTATCTGGGCATTGTTTCCAATGCCCAATTCTTTACACCACTCCTGTTTCCCGCATATCTGGGCCGCACCCTTGAAGAGTTGGGGTTTTCAGATGCGTTGTGCCAGTGGTCTTACCAACTGCGGGAAGCAAAACCGGACACTCGACTCTACGAAGAGAATGTCAAAGCACTTCAACAACTGCACATTCAACCTTCAGAGGTAATCTACGTCGGCAATGACATGCTCAATGACATGCTTCCCGCCACACAGGTTGGCTTCAAAACCGCACTCTTCGCAGGAGATCAACGCTCCCTGCGCCTGCGCAAAGAGGACACCCGCATCGCCAGCATCCAACCCGATTTGATCCTCACTCAACTCGAGCAACTTCTCGAGTGTGTGCCAGCTGCCACGTGA
- a CDS encoding Do family serine endopeptidase yields MTKSSLKRLIPSTLIGLLAVTLSIGTATADSVNLTPDHFPIDPTDMDRSLQSPVTSYAEPLERVQESVVAVYTLKKVSGRRSIDPREEMLRRFFGVPLDPNSPGTQEEEQTLPAGQGSGVIISTDGYILTNNHVISDRSGKTVDEVWVTLNDGEEYQAEIIGHDERTDVAVIKIDVENLPAAVLADSDNLKIGDVVFAIGNPMGVGKTITMGIVSATGRDLGILGNQGYESFIQTDAAINMGNSGGALVDAWGRLVGINTAIISRSGGNIGIGFAVPIKMARSIAISLVTTGEVRRGLLGISPGRIDSALAESFGLPTTEGAIVNQVTEDLPASKAGVEVGDIILQINGQRIKDADHLRLVVAGYQPGTEVELSILRDGEAMTLTVTLADFDDPYGTGISGVSEILPGVDAEVLTGEIRNEFGIPDNLTGVLVSNVRNDSPHSRVLARGVVILRVNGQDVTSVNDVRSALKPGINRLYVFHRGNFGFIAVRLQ; encoded by the coding sequence ATGACGAAATCATCCTTAAAACGACTCATCCCTTCTACCTTGATCGGGCTGCTGGCAGTAACGCTGTCGATTGGAACCGCCACAGCGGATTCAGTCAACCTGACCCCGGATCACTTCCCGATCGACCCAACCGATATGGACCGGAGCCTGCAATCCCCGGTTACGTCCTACGCAGAGCCGCTCGAGCGGGTGCAGGAATCGGTAGTCGCGGTTTACACATTGAAGAAAGTCTCGGGTCGCCGATCCATTGATCCACGCGAAGAGATGCTGCGTCGGTTTTTTGGAGTTCCGCTCGATCCCAACAGCCCCGGCACACAGGAAGAGGAACAAACCCTGCCCGCCGGTCAGGGTTCTGGTGTTATCATTTCAACGGATGGATATATTCTCACCAACAATCACGTGATCTCAGACCGTTCTGGCAAAACTGTGGATGAAGTATGGGTCACGTTAAATGACGGCGAAGAATATCAGGCTGAAATCATCGGACACGACGAACGAACCGATGTTGCCGTGATCAAAATTGATGTCGAAAACCTGCCTGCCGCCGTGCTTGCCGACAGCGACAATTTGAAAATCGGGGATGTGGTCTTTGCCATTGGCAACCCCATGGGAGTTGGCAAAACGATCACCATGGGCATTGTTTCCGCAACTGGCCGCGATCTCGGCATCCTGGGCAACCAGGGTTACGAAAGCTTCATTCAAACCGATGCAGCGATCAACATGGGGAATTCCGGAGGTGCTCTCGTCGATGCATGGGGACGGCTCGTGGGAATCAACACTGCCATCATTTCACGCTCTGGGGGCAACATTGGCATCGGGTTTGCCGTACCGATCAAGATGGCTCGCAGCATTGCCATTTCCCTCGTTACGACGGGAGAGGTTCGCAGGGGTCTGCTCGGCATCAGCCCTGGGCGCATTGATTCGGCCCTGGCAGAATCCTTTGGACTCCCCACCACCGAAGGCGCTATTGTCAATCAGGTGACCGAAGATCTTCCCGCTTCCAAGGCTGGCGTTGAAGTGGGAGACATCATTCTCCAGATCAACGGCCAACGCATCAAGGATGCCGATCACTTGCGTTTGGTCGTTGCGGGTTACCAACCCGGAACAGAAGTCGAGCTATCCATCCTGCGCGATGGTGAAGCCATGACCCTGACGGTAACCCTGGCGGACTTTGACGATCCCTACGGAACTGGAATTTCAGGAGTATCCGAGATTCTACCCGGAGTTGACGCCGAGGTCTTGACTGGCGAAATCCGCAATGAATTCGGAATTCCCGACAACCTCACAGGAGTGCTGGTGAGCAATGTGCGTAACGACTCCCCTCACAGCCGGGTGCTGGCACGAGGTGTGGTCATCTTGCGCGTCAATGGTCAGGATGTCACGTCGGTGAACGATGTTCGCAGCGCGCTCAAACCTGGCATCAATCGCCTCTATGTTTTCCACCGGGGGAATTTTGGATTCATCGCCGTGAGACTCCAGTAA
- the purU gene encoding formyltetrahydrofolate deformylase produces the protein MGSQDSIIALLHGPDQPGLVAKVSNWIWERQGNILHADQHRDSSLEIFFQRVEWIPRTALLDAEIREFREFASELQMQSRVVASSQRSKVAMLVSRYDHCFHDLILRWKAGEFNGDICCVISNHEHLRSAAEAYGLPFHCVPVTRADKQAAEAEQLELLARYGADLIIMARYMQVLSSGFLASWQRPVINVHHSFLPAFAGAKPYHQAHSRGVKLIGATAHYATADLDEGPIITQAVTAVNHRHTVEDLVRKGRDLEKVVLSQAMRFHLQQRILCYGNKTVVFD, from the coding sequence ATGGGTTCTCAAGATTCTATCATTGCACTGCTGCATGGTCCCGACCAGCCGGGATTGGTCGCCAAGGTTTCAAACTGGATTTGGGAGCGACAGGGCAACATCCTGCACGCTGACCAGCACCGGGACAGTTCGCTCGAGATTTTCTTTCAAAGAGTGGAATGGATTCCTCGAACTGCGCTGCTCGATGCAGAGATTCGGGAGTTTCGCGAGTTTGCCTCTGAGCTGCAAATGCAATCCCGCGTGGTGGCAAGTTCGCAGCGCAGCAAGGTTGCGATGCTGGTTTCCCGGTATGACCACTGTTTTCATGACCTCATCCTTCGCTGGAAGGCAGGAGAGTTCAATGGTGATATATGCTGTGTGATTTCGAATCATGAACACCTGCGTTCGGCTGCAGAAGCCTATGGACTTCCGTTCCACTGCGTACCGGTTACCCGTGCTGACAAGCAAGCAGCGGAAGCAGAGCAGCTTGAGCTGTTGGCCCGCTACGGTGCTGACCTGATCATCATGGCGCGCTACATGCAGGTGTTGTCGTCAGGCTTTCTTGCAAGCTGGCAACGCCCCGTCATCAACGTGCATCATTCCTTCCTGCCTGCGTTTGCCGGGGCCAAGCCCTACCATCAGGCACACAGTCGTGGAGTGAAGTTGATCGGAGCAACCGCACACTATGCCACAGCAGATCTCGATGAGGGACCCATCATCACCCAAGCGGTGACTGCGGTGAATCACCGACACACTGTTGAAGATTTGGTGCGGAAGGGGAGGGATCTGGAAAAAGTGGTGCTCTCTCAGGCTATGCGCTTTCACTTGCAGCAGCGCATTCTGTGTTACGGGAACAAAACCGTGGTTTTTGACTGA
- a CDS encoding LysR family transcriptional regulator, giving the protein MHIENFKIFADLVQSKSFSQAAKINGITQSAVSQQLRAMENHFKILIVDRSQKQFKLTNEGKKLHEAAKEILNLYERLDCELQEMKKVISGNIRVSTIYSVGLHELPPYMKLFIQQFPTVNVHLEYRRSNLVYDDVLHNVVDLGVIAYPAKNRELEYIPFLEDELVVICSPEHDLAKQKSIDIQELAKHNYIGFDNDIPTRKATDQIFRDTKISILPVMEFDNIETVKRAVEINAGIAIVPRGTVRQEVDKGLLVSKEFKNKKFKRPIYIIHRKGRVLTPAMEKFISLLTSKDPEAVESQAT; this is encoded by the coding sequence ATGCATATTGAAAACTTCAAAATCTTTGCGGACCTCGTGCAAAGCAAAAGCTTCTCCCAAGCGGCGAAGATCAATGGCATCACCCAATCTGCGGTCAGTCAACAACTTCGTGCGATGGAGAATCATTTCAAAATTCTCATTGTGGATCGCAGTCAGAAGCAGTTCAAGCTGACCAATGAGGGCAAAAAACTCCACGAGGCAGCCAAGGAAATTCTCAACCTGTACGAACGTCTTGACTGCGAACTGCAGGAGATGAAGAAGGTGATCTCGGGCAACATCCGCGTATCGACCATCTACAGTGTTGGATTGCATGAGCTGCCGCCCTACATGAAGTTGTTCATTCAGCAGTTTCCAACAGTCAACGTTCACCTGGAATACCGGCGTTCAAACCTGGTCTATGATGATGTCCTGCACAACGTTGTTGATTTGGGCGTCATCGCCTATCCCGCCAAAAATCGCGAGCTGGAGTACATCCCCTTCCTTGAGGATGAGCTTGTTGTGATCTGCAGCCCCGAACATGACCTTGCCAAGCAGAAGTCCATCGATATTCAGGAGTTGGCCAAACACAACTACATCGGATTTGACAACGATATCCCAACGCGCAAAGCGACGGATCAAATTTTTCGCGACACAAAAATCAGCATCCTGCCTGTCATGGAGTTCGACAACATCGAAACCGTCAAGCGGGCCGTTGAAATCAATGCTGGAATTGCCATTGTTCCCAGGGGCACCGTCAGGCAGGAGGTGGACAAGGGGCTGTTGGTCTCAAAGGAATTCAAGAACAAGAAATTCAAGCGCCCGATTTACATCATCCACCGCAAAGGAAGGGTGTTGACACCCGCAATGGAAAAATTCATCAGTCTTCTTACGTCAAAAGATCCTGAAGCCGTTGAATCCCAAGCGACTTGA
- a CDS encoding YggS family pyridoxal phosphate-dependent enzyme gives MIQYETFRKNVEFLTQRVREAAQRSDRPIEQIRILPVTKNFPPDAIEYCLKSGFMAVGENRVQETICKQGEFRHRIQWELIGHLQTNKVKPAIEHFDVVQSVDSSKLLEKLQRACQSQEKKLDILLQINAGRDPAKFGIDPDLVDAAVELALKCDHLRLKGFMSIAPLSADDSVARRTFANLRGLLERTNREFGLALRELSMGMTDDLEIAIEEGSTCIRVGTALFGTRDAGL, from the coding sequence ATGATCCAGTATGAGACTTTTCGGAAGAATGTCGAATTCCTGACCCAACGTGTGCGCGAAGCGGCACAGCGAAGTGATCGACCCATCGAGCAGATCCGCATTCTTCCCGTTACCAAAAATTTTCCGCCGGATGCCATTGAATATTGCTTGAAGAGCGGATTCATGGCGGTGGGTGAAAACAGGGTGCAGGAAACCATTTGCAAACAAGGGGAGTTTCGACACCGGATACAATGGGAGCTTATCGGGCATCTGCAGACCAACAAAGTCAAGCCTGCAATCGAGCATTTTGACGTTGTGCAATCGGTCGACAGCTCAAAACTGCTTGAGAAACTGCAGCGCGCCTGCCAATCCCAGGAAAAGAAGTTGGATATTTTGCTGCAGATTAACGCGGGCAGGGATCCCGCGAAGTTTGGAATTGATCCGGATCTGGTTGATGCTGCGGTGGAGCTTGCGTTGAAGTGCGATCACCTCCGCCTGAAGGGGTTCATGAGCATCGCTCCGCTTTCTGCAGACGATTCGGTTGCACGGCGCACGTTTGCGAATCTGCGGGGTCTGCTCGAGCGCACCAACCGGGAGTTTGGGCTTGCCCTGCGCGAACTCTCGATGGGTATGACGGATGATCTCGAGATAGCCATTGAAGAGGGTTCGACCTGCATCCGGGTGGGCACGGCATTGTTTGGAACCCGCGATGCAGGATTGTAA
- the pgsA gene encoding CDP-diacylglycerol--glycerol-3-phosphate 3-phosphatidyltransferase has translation MIWNLPNILTLLRIPLLFAIIWLGEVDWEYRFVLIVTLLMASMITDFLDGYLARKLNLVSDFGKIADPLFDKLFILGLFIWMLAIDLIPAWNVSIVLLLLLRELAVTGLRGGGTSSGKTFGADWFGKWKTTLLFASLWVLLIAQMLRVDFDMNGAWLETLYWAGVMLLWVGSALGIYSGIRYFRLHT, from the coding sequence ATGATCTGGAATTTACCGAATATTCTGACACTGCTGCGAATCCCGTTGCTGTTTGCCATCATTTGGCTGGGAGAAGTCGATTGGGAGTATCGCTTTGTGCTCATTGTCACGTTGCTGATGGCTTCCATGATTACAGATTTCCTCGATGGTTATCTGGCACGTAAGTTGAATTTGGTCAGTGATTTCGGGAAGATTGCAGATCCTCTGTTTGACAAACTGTTCATTCTCGGACTCTTCATTTGGATGCTCGCGATAGACCTGATCCCTGCGTGGAATGTGAGCATCGTGCTTCTGCTCCTGCTCCGGGAACTCGCGGTTACCGGATTACGTGGTGGAGGAACATCAAGCGGGAAGACCTTTGGGGCGGACTGGTTTGGAAAATGGAAAACAACCCTGCTGTTTGCTTCGCTGTGGGTCTTGCTCATAGCTCAAATGCTTCGGGTGGATTTTGACATGAACGGAGCATGGCTGGAAACCCTTTACTGGGCTGGTGTGATGCTGCTGTGGGTTGGCAGTGCGCTGGGCATTTATTCGGGGATTCGTTACTTTCGCCTGCATACCTGA
- a CDS encoding phosphatidylglycerophosphatase A, with translation MKVDHFLWASLIPTPWIMRFATLFGAGNVKVGPGTVGSLLGIFWYITIFTSASGLMHLVILLGTLYLAAGICGEAANRMGQKDPGSVILDEFVVIPICFLGLDHVMLQGDAWWMLLLGFALFRLFDITKPLFIGRLDQIEGGWGILLDDVAAALVTCLCLHGVVRFELLDRLTGLWN, from the coding sequence ATGAAAGTGGACCATTTTTTATGGGCATCGCTGATTCCCACGCCTTGGATCATGCGCTTTGCGACTTTGTTTGGGGCGGGCAATGTGAAGGTGGGACCGGGCACGGTTGGGTCGTTGCTGGGGATTTTCTGGTACATCACGATCTTCACTTCGGCGTCAGGGTTGATGCATCTGGTGATCCTGCTCGGTACGCTCTACCTGGCCGCAGGGATTTGTGGCGAAGCTGCAAACCGCATGGGACAGAAGGATCCGGGTTCGGTGATTCTGGATGAGTTTGTGGTGATTCCGATTTGTTTTCTGGGACTGGACCATGTGATGCTGCAGGGTGATGCCTGGTGGATGCTGCTGCTGGGATTTGCGCTTTTTCGTTTGTTCGACATTACAAAACCCCTGTTCATTGGACGGCTGGACCAAATTGAGGGCGGTTGGGGAATTTTGCTCGATGATGTGGCGGCTGCGCTCGTCACCTGTCTCTGCCTGCATGGAGTCGTTCGCTTTGAATTGCTGGATCGACTGACGGGGTTGTGGAACTAG
- a CDS encoding PIN domain-containing protein: MRIVFLALCLFGSWLIIYVSPDLNPLMVVAIGSGIGVLVILTDIYLKGFSLSGFTALTFGLALGLLSSQLISASPLFEPLEDGEFAGVVFLVRLVMTVILMYLGAVIALRGRDEFYLVIPYVRFVPKFADNPAVLIDTSALIDGRIEALCRSRWLTHGLVIPSFVLQELHAIADSADVKKRERGRKGLKVLNELKKMNLDLRIHEVDIDSKGKVDENLLLLASSMGARLLTTDYNLAQLAQFKGIEWLNLSELSRALLPELEAGAHFEVELVREGKEPNQAVGYLRDGSMVVVNHGRPHLGEIVPVEITSVIPSAGGKMVFAELCERV, from the coding sequence ATGCGGATCGTGTTTCTGGCTCTCTGTCTGTTCGGGAGCTGGTTGATTATCTATGTGAGTCCGGATCTCAATCCACTGATGGTGGTGGCCATCGGATCGGGTATTGGAGTGTTGGTGATTCTCACGGATATCTACCTCAAGGGCTTTTCGCTCAGCGGATTTACGGCACTTACCTTTGGACTTGCACTGGGCTTGCTGTCTTCCCAGTTGATTTCCGCATCTCCCTTGTTTGAACCGCTCGAGGATGGAGAGTTCGCAGGCGTTGTGTTTTTGGTACGCCTGGTGATGACGGTCATTTTGATGTACCTCGGTGCGGTGATCGCTCTGCGGGGACGGGATGAGTTTTACCTCGTCATTCCCTATGTTCGCTTTGTTCCAAAATTTGCGGACAATCCGGCGGTTCTCATTGATACCAGTGCACTGATTGATGGACGCATCGAGGCGCTTTGCCGCTCGCGCTGGCTCACCCATGGGCTGGTGATTCCTTCCTTCGTGCTGCAGGAACTGCATGCTATTGCGGATTCGGCGGATGTGAAGAAACGCGAACGAGGTCGCAAAGGTCTCAAAGTGCTCAATGAACTGAAGAAAATGAATCTCGACCTCCGTATTCACGAGGTCGACATTGATTCAAAGGGCAAGGTGGACGAAAATCTGCTCCTGCTTGCAAGTTCGATGGGGGCACGGCTGCTGACCACGGATTACAATCTGGCACAACTGGCCCAGTTCAAAGGCATTGAATGGCTCAACCTCAGCGAACTCTCCAGAGCATTGCTGCCGGAGCTTGAAGCAGGGGCTCATTTTGAAGTGGAACTGGTGAGAGAAGGGAAAGAACCGAATCAGGCTGTGGGTTATCTGCGTGATGGTTCCATGGTGGTTGTGAATCACGGACGCCCGCATCTTGGTGAAATCGTGCCGGTAGAGATCACAAGTGTGATTCCTTCAGCCGGAGGAAAGATGGTGTTTGCGGAGCTTTGTGAGCGCGTTTGA